The following coding sequences lie in one Apium graveolens cultivar Ventura chromosome 1, ASM990537v1, whole genome shotgun sequence genomic window:
- the LOC141671667 gene encoding small ribosomal subunit biogenesis GTPase RsgA 1, mitochondrial-like, which produces MIPSISILRHTITPKPPTFLIISLRRISILSASNRNPNNSTRNNNNKFQPNKHLLKAREAVRTLTSLSPALPINHTPTLSSTQAIGTVASSQANFMRVIVQSSNEHSSIGLELLCVVRALLKKIKRRVSVGDKVLVGSIDWVDGRGMIENVFQRKSEILDPPVANVDHLLVFFSLDQPKLEAFSLTRFLIEAESTGIPITLVLNKMELVDEMTLVSWKSRLRTWGYEPVFCSVETKHGLDTLKFILREQTSVIVGPSGVGKSSLINALRGDHPGTGAARGDDWLDPIVGSKWFEDQRVGEVSVRSGRGKHTTRHVSLLPLSGGGYLADTPGFNQPSLMKVTRQSLPQYFPEIQKILSDNYPETCSFNDCLHLGDQGCIVKGEWERFPYYFQLHDEIKIREEYQLRTLGTKREGDVRYKTGDLGVKQAEPRLEPKKHRRQSRKKINQSVLHELDELDDDENLSDDDDNDPILRAMRNEHR; this is translated from the exons ATGATACCCTCAATTTCAATCCTCCGCCACACAATCACACCCAAACCACCCACCTTTCTCATAATCTCCCTCCGTCGCATCTCAATTCTCTCCGCTTCGAATCGAAACCCTAACAATTCCACCAGAAACAACAACAACAAGTTCCAACCAAACAAACACCTACTCAAAGCACGCGAAGCCGTTCGAACCCTAACCTCTCTCTCCCCAGCACTCCCTATTAACCACACCCCTACCCTCTCATCTACCCAAGCCATTGGCACCGTCGCTTCTTCGCAAGCCAATTTCATGCGCGTCATTGTACAATCCTCAAACGAACACTCTTCTATCGGTCTCGAGTTACTCTGCGTTGTTCGGGCTTTGTTGAAGAAGATTAAGAGGAGAGTTTCGGTGGGTGATAAGGTTCTCGTTGGCTCGATTGATTGGGTTGATGGTAGAGGAATGATTGAGAATGTGTTTCAGAGGAAGTCGGAAATTCTTGATCCTCCCGTTGCTAATGTGGATCATTTGCTTGTTTTCTTCTCGCTCGATCAGCCTAAGTTGGAGGCGTTTTCTCTTACTAGGTTTTTGATTGAGGCGGAATCTACAGGGATTCCTATCACTCTTGTGTTGAATAAGATGGAGCTTGTCGATGAGATG ACGCTGGTTTCATGGAAGTCTAGACTTCGTACTTGGGGATACGAACCAGTTTTCTGCAGTGTTGAAACCAAGCACGGCCTGGATACTCTCAAGTTCATTCTGAGAGAGCAAACCTCTGTGATTGTGGGTCCAAGTGGTGTTGGGAAGTCAAGTCTGATCAACGCTCTGAGAGGTGATCATCCTGGTACAGGTGCTGCTAGAGGAGATGATTGGCTTGATCCT ATTGTAGGCAGCAAGTGGTTTGAGGATCAACGAGTAGGGGAAGTGTCTGTAAGAAGTGGAAGAGGAAAACATACTACTCGACACGTTTCTTTGCTTCCATTATCTGGGGGAGGTTACCTCGCAGACACTCCCGGGTTCAATCAACCTAGTTTAATGAAAGTAACAAGACAATCTCTTCCACAATATTTTCCAGAG ATCCAGAAAATTCTTAGTGATAACTACCCTGAAACATGCTCCTTTAATGACTGCTTGCATCTTGGTGACCAAGGTTGCATTGTGAAAGGGGAATGGGAAAGATTTCCGTACTACTTTCAATTGCATGATGAGATCAAAATTAGAGAGGAATATCAACTTCGAACTCTTGGGACCAAAAGAGAGGGTGATGTGAG GTATAAGACAGGAGATTTGGGTGTCAAACAAGCAGAACCAAGGTTAGAGCCCAAGAAGCATAGAAGACAATCTCGTAAGAAGATCAATCAGTCTGTATTGCATGAGTTAGATGAACTTGATGATGATGAAAACTTGTCAGATGATGACGATAATGACCCAATTTTGAGGGCAATGAGAAATGAACACCGGTAA